One window of the Candidatus Jettenia sp. genome contains the following:
- a CDS encoding DUF4340 domain-containing protein: protein MKNKQILIAILIFLGLIAIYFTTRQGSERSSVIVGYQPVSEGFSTINVKKIELYKGSDSKHAVTLNRVTNGWEVESSFKVPGNNDKIQGILNTIAGIEGKQRATGKDFFEDFHLTDDKALHLVFTGEESLPHLLVGKRGDDGRSTFIRLADKDAILIVDKDIHNEIGIWGDGNPKSEDWIEKQFLKLDEKQIQEIAYHLNGKDFLFKRQEKKTEKSKDNHEDNHEDNKNTENKDKEYEWKLVSWDKIFNVKESKIQDIASAASSLWIEDAVDPAVYNNDLFKHTNTRITISTGDNETYVIHLACKDDNAYIKKEGSSAVYKIALHEKKRIFPDAGRFLKIDLPKIKELEGYEVSDYRIDADWAGKHKTVKESNDGDKTVKVVYALEGDTTWVCFNNDNTVFAFHKGLYEKLKSKE, encoded by the coding sequence GTGAAGAACAAACAGATACTTATTGCGATACTGATATTTCTTGGATTAATTGCGATTTATTTTACTACAAGACAGGGATCTGAGAGGTCTTCGGTAATTGTTGGCTACCAGCCCGTGAGCGAGGGATTCTCTACCATAAACGTTAAAAAGATTGAATTATATAAGGGTAGCGATAGCAAGCATGCCGTGACTCTCAACAGAGTCACCAATGGATGGGAAGTAGAAAGTAGTTTTAAAGTACCTGGGAACAATGATAAGATTCAAGGCATCCTAAATACAATCGCAGGCATTGAAGGTAAACAACGAGCTACAGGGAAAGATTTTTTCGAAGATTTTCATCTCACTGATGATAAAGCCCTCCATTTAGTCTTTACCGGTGAAGAATCACTACCACATTTATTGGTTGGCAAAAGAGGAGATGATGGCAGAAGCACGTTTATCAGATTGGCAGATAAAGATGCTATCTTAATTGTTGATAAGGACATACATAATGAAATAGGTATATGGGGAGATGGTAATCCAAAATCTGAAGACTGGATTGAAAAGCAATTTTTAAAACTCGACGAGAAGCAGATACAAGAGATTGCTTACCATCTTAATGGGAAAGACTTTTTGTTCAAGAGGCAAGAGAAAAAGACAGAGAAGTCAAAAGATAATCATGAAGATAATCATGAAGATAATAAAAATACTGAAAACAAAGATAAAGAATATGAGTGGAAGCTTGTTTCGTGGGACAAGATTTTTAATGTTAAGGAGTCAAAAATACAGGATATAGCTTCTGCGGCCTCTTCCCTGTGGATTGAAGATGCCGTTGATCCTGCAGTTTATAATAATGATCTTTTTAAACATACAAATACCAGGATAACCATTTCTACAGGAGATAACGAAACATATGTCATACACCTTGCCTGTAAAGATGATAATGCATACATTAAAAAAGAGGGTTCATCTGCCGTTTATAAAATAGCATTACATGAAAAGAAAAGAATATTCCCCGATGCAGGCAGGTTTCTCAAGATAGACCTCCCTAAAATTAAAGAACTAGAAGGATATGAGGTTTCTGATTACCGTATTGATGCCGATTGGGCAGGAAAACATAAAACTGTTAAGGAATCGAATGATGGCGATAAAACTGTTAAAGTCGTTTATGCCCTCGAGGGCGATACAACCTGGGTATGCTTTAACAACGATAATACAGTTTTTGCCTTTCATAAAGGTTTGTATGAAAAATTAAAAAGTAAAGAATAA